In Hevea brasiliensis isolate MT/VB/25A 57/8 unplaced genomic scaffold, ASM3005281v1 Scaf219, whole genome shotgun sequence, the sequence gctAGCTAATCAAAACACCAAATCCTAAGTCTTATTCAGTTGCCAAAACCAAAATCCTAAATCTTATTCAGTTAAAATAGTAGAGATAACTAACGAATGAAAatttagggaaaaaaaaaaacttacataTTGAAGCATCCCTGGCACTTCACATCCTGCGCCAACAGGAAATCCAGAAATTGCACATATCAAACAATTAATCTTCAGTTATCACATAATCGACACGGGTAAAACGGCGGCAAATGTTGATTTACAAAAGGAAATTTACCATGAAGAATGAGTTAGGAGACTGCACGAGACGCTTGAGCTTGTGCTTCCTCTTCTCCAATTCAGCTGGAGGGTTAAGCAAATCGATATCATTTTGAAGAACCTTCAAGAATCATCACGGAAAAAGAAGGCCATTAAGGATGAGCACACAAAATTACGTTTCAGACCAAAAAAGAAGCTGCTGGGAACCATTTGACTCACCATTTTTTCAGTTAACGAACAATGCAGAAATCAGAAACCCCGCTGCGCCGCTGCCAATGCCAGAGAGATCGAGAGGATGCCACCAGTGTTTTTCCGGGGTGATAGAATTGCCAATTAGGACAAATATAAGGGTCTGGATGAGCTACGTCCACCGTTGGATTTTAAGGCCATCACATGTCAGCCTTTCATCTTATCCTAGGGCAACATTATtcgactttttttttattttttttttgtccttGCGAAAACTTCAATTTGAACTTAATCTTATAGTTGGGCCTTGAGCGAAGTCTGGGCGGTGTATTGCCAATGATCATCATTCATCAATTTTGCGAATTGGGCCTATGTCATCCAATTGCCATTAGCAAGCCAATCCTATGATAatgttttaaaataaaattaatggagATAAATATTGAGGATACACGTGGCAATCAA encodes:
- the LOC110663605 gene encoding 40S ribosomal protein S27-2 isoform X3 codes for the protein MVLQNDIDLLNPPAELEKRKHKLKRLVQSPNSFFMDVKCQGCFNITTVFSHSQTVVVCGNCQTVLCQPTGGRARLTEGCSFRRKA